One Actinomycetota bacterium DNA segment encodes these proteins:
- a CDS encoding isochorismate synthase: MPSIFSRTETVGRTAFDLYFGLEARYSEKFLYVERDDRIKVMGLGRVPIDAPVASLTPVREGKVRRSPALFSVGVFDPDDARPANPLFAALGGAEYVLPEVVVIEGGGKTFVQINGVTPVAASIPELLASVPEACGQPTRDIDHTVIADDRDAWFRLVDEALRRIRSGALDKVVLARELRVETRESFSSREMVANLRAAGVHGTLLLHEVDGVFFLGATPELLVRKQGREITTMCLAGTTAVGESEEERVRGAVFLLGDEKNLREHAYVADHLRGCLDEMCSKVRMPEGPSVLTLKHLQHLYTPVTAKVPRGVSLIDLRDRLHPTPALAGSPVDAARAAIRELEGFNRGLYGGTFGYVDLDGDGEFSVAIRSGVFTRDHGYVYAGCGIVEGSDPAAEYDETAVKLKTILSAFRSTPSGRTDG; the protein is encoded by the coding sequence ATGCCGAGCATCTTCAGCCGGACGGAGACGGTCGGCCGCACCGCGTTCGACCTCTACTTCGGGCTCGAGGCGCGGTACTCCGAGAAGTTCCTCTACGTCGAGCGGGACGACCGCATCAAGGTGATGGGCCTCGGGCGCGTGCCGATCGATGCGCCCGTGGCGAGCCTGACGCCCGTCCGCGAGGGCAAGGTGCGCAGGAGCCCGGCCCTGTTCTCGGTGGGCGTGTTCGACCCCGACGATGCCCGTCCCGCGAACCCGCTGTTCGCGGCGCTCGGGGGAGCCGAGTACGTGCTTCCCGAGGTCGTCGTCATCGAGGGCGGCGGCAAGACGTTCGTCCAGATCAACGGCGTGACGCCGGTTGCCGCGAGCATCCCGGAGCTGCTCGCGAGCGTTCCCGAGGCGTGCGGGCAACCGACCCGCGACATCGACCACACGGTGATCGCGGACGACCGGGACGCGTGGTTCCGCCTCGTCGATGAGGCCCTGCGCCGAATCCGGTCGGGCGCGCTGGACAAGGTTGTCCTCGCGCGCGAGTTGCGCGTCGAGACCCGCGAGTCGTTCTCGTCTCGCGAGATGGTCGCGAACCTCCGGGCCGCGGGCGTGCACGGGACGCTGCTGCTGCACGAGGTCGACGGCGTGTTCTTCCTCGGCGCCACTCCCGAGCTGCTCGTCCGCAAGCAGGGTCGGGAGATCACGACCATGTGCCTGGCGGGGACCACCGCGGTGGGTGAATCGGAGGAGGAGCGCGTGCGCGGGGCCGTGTTCCTCCTCGGCGATGAGAAGAACCTCCGGGAGCACGCGTACGTCGCCGACCACCTGCGCGGGTGCCTGGACGAGATGTGCTCGAAGGTGCGCATGCCCGAGGGGCCCAGCGTGCTCACGCTCAAGCACCTGCAGCACCTGTACACGCCGGTGACCGCGAAGGTGCCCAGAGGCGTGTCGCTGATCGACCTTCGGGACCGCCTCCACCCGACGCCGGCGCTCGCAGGCAGTCCCGTGGACGCGGCGAGAGCCGCCATCCGCGAGCTCGAGGGCTTCAACCGCGGGCTGTACGGCGGGACGTTCGGGTACGTCGACCTCGACGGCGACGGCGAGTTCTCGGTCGCGATCCGGTCGGGCGTGTTCACTCGGGACCACGGGTACGTCTACGCCGGCTGCGGCATCGTGGAGGGAAGCGACCCGGCCGCGGAGTACGATGAGACCGCCGTGAAGCTCAAGACGATCCTCTCGGCGTTCCGCAGTACCCCGTCAGGAAGGACGGACGGATGA
- the menD gene encoding 2-succinyl-5-enolpyruvyl-6-hydroxy-3-cyclohexene-1-carboxylic-acid synthase produces MTGAPWSVFLGAFVDELLRLGVEDVVVSPGSRSTPLAIVFDVSDFRLTVDIDERGAAFFALGMAKAARRPVCLVCTSGTAAANYYPAICEAAAARVPLIVLTADRPHELRNLGAAQTMDQFKLYGDMPVFFHEMPLPDGSEGKVAFARQMARESVIRATGTPMGVAHLNFPFAEPLLPDLEVPDLFSAGRASEPPAILRPRRVIDSDVADRLNAAMADRSGVILCGEGEYPAEILDLARRLGFPVLADPLSNLRRYDDPHVIDNYDNILRRDDHPAVEVVLRFGQYPVSKACFTRIGALRPLTIVVDEVETRDFNHLTDLFVRSSAADFVLSSAGLRNEIGSADLDRWVQLNERERARIEAAGEDAACEGGWVLHLIDGIREGSLLFAANSMAIRYLDTFYLKRDKAIRVMCNRGINGIDGTLSSALGAARLFESSTLLTGDLAFLHDINALHLARSLDTNLTVVLVNNNGGGIFEMLPQRSEESCFERLFLTPHDVDFARVAEGFGVGYVRAEDPASFAEAYAAAQSRPGIEVIEVVSRISDLKEHYARYL; encoded by the coding sequence ATGACCGGTGCTCCGTGGAGCGTGTTCCTCGGCGCGTTCGTCGACGAGCTGCTGCGCCTCGGCGTGGAGGATGTGGTCGTGTCGCCGGGATCGCGTTCGACACCGCTGGCGATCGTGTTCGACGTGAGCGACTTCCGCCTCACCGTCGACATCGACGAGCGAGGCGCGGCGTTCTTCGCGCTCGGGATGGCGAAGGCGGCGCGGCGGCCGGTGTGCCTCGTGTGCACCTCGGGCACCGCCGCGGCGAACTACTACCCGGCGATCTGCGAGGCGGCGGCGGCGCGCGTGCCGCTCATCGTGCTCACCGCGGACCGCCCCCACGAGCTGCGTAACCTCGGCGCCGCGCAGACCATGGACCAGTTCAAGCTCTACGGCGACATGCCGGTGTTCTTCCACGAGATGCCGCTGCCCGACGGGTCCGAGGGCAAGGTGGCGTTCGCGCGGCAGATGGCCAGGGAGAGCGTCATCCGGGCGACCGGCACGCCGATGGGCGTGGCGCACCTGAACTTCCCCTTCGCCGAGCCGTTGCTGCCGGACCTCGAAGTGCCGGACCTGTTCTCGGCAGGCAGGGCGAGCGAGCCGCCCGCGATCCTGCGGCCGCGCAGGGTGATCGACTCGGACGTGGCCGACCGTCTCAACGCCGCGATGGCCGATCGAAGCGGCGTGATCCTCTGCGGCGAGGGCGAGTACCCCGCCGAGATCCTCGACCTGGCGCGGCGGCTCGGCTTCCCGGTGCTCGCCGATCCGCTGTCGAACCTGCGCCGGTACGACGACCCGCATGTCATCGACAACTACGACAACATCCTGCGCCGCGACGACCACCCCGCCGTCGAGGTGGTGCTCAGGTTCGGGCAGTACCCGGTGTCGAAGGCGTGCTTCACGCGGATCGGGGCACTGCGGCCTCTGACGATCGTCGTCGACGAGGTCGAGACCCGCGACTTCAACCACCTCACCGACCTGTTCGTGCGCTCGAGCGCCGCGGACTTCGTGCTGTCCTCGGCCGGCCTGCGCAACGAGATCGGGTCCGCCGACCTCGACCGCTGGGTGCAGCTGAACGAACGCGAGCGCGCGAGGATCGAGGCCGCGGGCGAAGACGCCGCGTGCGAGGGCGGCTGGGTCCTGCACCTGATCGACGGGATCCGTGAGGGCTCGCTGCTGTTCGCCGCGAACAGCATGGCCATCCGGTACCTCGACACCTTCTACCTGAAGCGCGACAAGGCGATCCGCGTCATGTGCAACCGGGGGATCAACGGCATCGACGGCACGCTGTCCTCGGCACTCGGCGCCGCACGGCTCTTCGAGTCATCGACGCTGCTCACCGGCGACCTGGCCTTCCTCCACGACATCAACGCGCTGCACCTTGCCCGCAGCCTCGACACGAACCTGACCGTCGTGCTGGTCAACAACAACGGCGGCGGCATCTTCGAGATGCTTCCCCAGCGCTCCGAGGAGTCCTGTTTCGAGCGCCTGTTCCTCACGCCCCACGACGTCGACTTCGCCCGCGTCGCCGAGGGATTCGGCGTCGGGTACGTCCGTGCCGAAGACCCGGCGTCGTTCGCCGAGGCGTACGCGGCGGCTCAGTCCCGGCCCGGCATCGAAGTCATCGAGGTCGTCTCGCGCATCTCGGACCTCAAAGAGCACTACGCGCGCTACCTCTAG